The proteins below are encoded in one region of Alistipes communis:
- a CDS encoding PorT family protein, with the protein MKRNRMEREERWIATVREKLRGADESLPEGGWEALERDLAAAGRRRRAFTPAWKKIAAVAAVVAIAVLIGETVVNQGVVDGDRQTTFFAGELTTADGQLLYDDEPLRNEALTALSEAPAPLVAKVRQALAESRPAAIVAADGSVQTLSGDALAEVRSSRSETEAAAPSDAEPSAAGEEAVAEEKEAQPAAKAAASRSSERTIARTLPGEAARRSFEPERVQRRTSVGLFAAGLPTAQQVSSGRATPLASASPSHVLSSSGIFRMKRGYDDYLYRHKQPLSFGISVRKEFGYGLSLESGLVYSLLRSDVRVSQNDESFSQTLHMLGIPLRVNWDFLSRGDWKLYLGAGGMVEKCLYAKFGSESVAEKELQWSLTANAGVQYDFTRRTALYFEPGVSYYLTETALRTARTVSPVNLSLQLGVRLTY; encoded by the coding sequence ATGAAACGGAATAGGATGGAGCGGGAGGAACGGTGGATTGCAACGGTTCGGGAGAAGTTGAGAGGTGCCGACGAGTCGTTGCCGGAAGGAGGCTGGGAGGCGCTGGAGCGCGACTTGGCCGCTGCCGGCCGGCGGCGCAGGGCTTTCACTCCCGCCTGGAAAAAAATAGCTGCCGTCGCCGCCGTCGTAGCGATTGCCGTATTAATAGGTGAGACTGTCGTAAATCAAGGTGTTGTGGACGGTGATCGACAAACAACGTTCTTTGCCGGAGAACTTACGACGGCGGACGGTCAGCTTTTATATGATGACGAACCGTTGCGGAACGAGGCGCTGACGGCACTCTCCGAAGCCCCGGCGCCGCTGGTAGCGAAGGTTCGGCAGGCTTTGGCCGAAAGTCGGCCGGCTGCGATCGTTGCGGCCGACGGGTCGGTACAGACTCTCTCGGGCGATGCGTTAGCGGAGGTGCGGTCGTCCCGAAGCGAGACGGAAGCCGCAGCACCGTCGGATGCGGAACCCTCTGCGGCCGGGGAAGAAGCGGTAGCCGAGGAGAAAGAGGCGCAACCTGCCGCAAAGGCCGCCGCCTCGCGTTCGTCGGAGCGGACGATCGCCCGCACGCTTCCCGGGGAAGCCGCACGGCGTTCCTTCGAACCGGAGCGGGTGCAGCGGCGGACGTCGGTGGGGCTTTTCGCCGCCGGATTGCCGACGGCGCAGCAGGTGTCGTCGGGGCGGGCGACGCCGTTGGCTTCGGCTTCGCCCTCTCATGTGCTCAGTTCGAGCGGCATTTTCCGAATGAAACGCGGTTACGACGATTATCTTTACCGGCATAAGCAACCGCTCAGTTTCGGCATCTCCGTTCGCAAGGAATTCGGATACGGATTGTCGCTCGAAAGCGGTCTGGTCTATTCGCTGTTGCGTTCGGATGTCAGGGTATCGCAGAATGACGAGTCGTTCTCGCAGACGCTTCACATGCTGGGTATTCCGCTGCGTGTCAACTGGGATTTTCTGTCGCGCGGCGACTGGAAGCTCTATCTGGGTGCCGGCGGAATGGTCGAAAAGTGCCTCTATGCGAAATTCGGCTCCGAGTCCGTCGCCGAAAAGGAGCTGCAATGGTCGTTGACCGCCAACGCGGGTGTGCAGTACGATTTTACGCGGCGGACGGCCCTCTACTTCGAACCGGGCGTCTCCTATTACCTGACGGAAACCGCGTTGCGGACGGCCCGGACGGTTTCGCCGGTCAATTTGTCTTTGCAGTTGGGCGTGCGTCTGACTTATTGA
- a CDS encoding malic enzyme-like NAD(P)-binding protein, with translation MDTNELMKEALAYHAEGGPGKIEIRPTKPDATQYDLSLAYSPGVAAPCLAIADDPAKAYDYTIKGNLVAVITNGTAVLGLGDIGPLAAKPVMEGKCMLFKHFSGINAFDIEIDTTDPEEFIAAVKRIAPTFGGINLEDIKAPECFEIERRLVEELDIPVMHDDQHGTAIIASAALINAMYLSGKRIDEAQIVVNGAGAAAIACARMFLALGARRDQITMCDSRGVVTTRRTDLNPVKREFATSRPVTTLREALVGADVFLGVSTAGVLDADMVRSMAGNPLVMALANPDPEISYDEAKAARPDVIVATGRTDYPNQVNNVLGFPYIFRGALDVRARKINETMKLAAAHALAELAREEVPAELAAAFGVDRLEFGPDYLIPKLTDPRLLGRVAPAVARAAVESGVAQRRPDIE, from the coding sequence ATGGACACGAACGAATTGATGAAGGAAGCGCTCGCCTATCACGCCGAAGGAGGCCCCGGCAAAATCGAAATCCGGCCGACGAAACCCGACGCCACCCAGTACGATCTCTCGCTGGCCTACTCGCCCGGCGTGGCGGCGCCGTGTCTGGCCATCGCCGACGATCCGGCCAAGGCGTACGACTATACGATCAAGGGCAATCTGGTGGCGGTCATTACCAACGGAACCGCCGTACTGGGACTGGGCGACATCGGCCCGCTGGCCGCCAAACCGGTCATGGAGGGCAAATGCATGCTTTTCAAGCACTTCTCCGGAATCAACGCCTTCGACATCGAGATCGATACGACCGATCCGGAGGAGTTCATCGCCGCCGTCAAGCGAATCGCCCCCACCTTCGGCGGGATCAATCTCGAAGACATAAAAGCTCCCGAATGTTTCGAGATCGAACGGCGGCTCGTCGAGGAGCTGGACATTCCGGTCATGCACGACGACCAGCACGGAACGGCGATCATCGCCTCGGCAGCGCTCATCAACGCGATGTACCTGAGCGGGAAACGCATCGACGAGGCGCAGATCGTCGTCAACGGCGCCGGTGCGGCCGCCATCGCCTGTGCAAGGATGTTCCTCGCGCTCGGCGCGCGCCGCGACCAGATCACGATGTGCGACAGCCGGGGCGTAGTCACGACCCGCCGCACCGACCTCAACCCCGTCAAGCGCGAATTCGCGACCAGCCGGCCGGTCACGACGCTGCGCGAAGCGCTCGTCGGCGCAGACGTCTTCCTGGGCGTTTCGACGGCCGGCGTGCTCGACGCCGACATGGTGCGGTCGATGGCCGGCAACCCGCTGGTCATGGCGCTGGCGAATCCCGATCCCGAAATCTCCTACGACGAGGCCAAGGCGGCACGCCCCGACGTGATCGTCGCAACGGGCCGTACAGACTACCCCAATCAGGTGAACAACGTGCTGGGATTCCCCTACATCTTCCGCGGCGCACTCGACGTCCGCGCCCGCAAGATCAACGAAACGATGAAACTCGCCGCTGCGCACGCACTCGCGGAGCTGGCACGCGAGGAGGTTCCTGCGGAGCTGGCTGCCGCCTTCGGCGTCGACCGGCTCGAATTCGGCCCCGACTACCTGATCCCGAAACTGACGGACCCGCGCCTGCTCGGCCGCGTCGCCCCCGCCGTAGCCCGCGCGGCCGTCGAATCAGGCGTGGCGCAGCGCCGTCCCGACATCGAATAA
- a CDS encoding RNA polymerase sigma factor, whose product MEERILAERCKAGDNDARRELYTRFGGRLLGICLRYVGDRATAEDLLHDCFIKVFAAIDRFSWRGEGSLRAWMERIAVNVSLEALRQKRRLHYPTTVDRLPERYEEPTSDEMERLPYDDLKRLIAELPDGYRTVFNLYCIEELSHREIAERLGISEKTSSSQLFRAKALLARRIKEYVKDK is encoded by the coding sequence ATGGAGGAACGGATACTCGCAGAGCGTTGTAAAGCCGGAGATAACGATGCCCGCCGCGAGCTGTATACTCGTTTCGGAGGACGTTTGTTGGGTATCTGCCTGCGTTATGTCGGGGATCGGGCGACGGCCGAGGATCTGCTCCATGACTGTTTTATCAAGGTGTTCGCGGCAATCGACCGTTTTTCATGGCGCGGCGAGGGTTCCTTGAGGGCGTGGATGGAACGGATCGCGGTGAACGTTTCGCTCGAAGCGCTGCGTCAGAAGCGGCGGTTGCACTATCCGACTACGGTCGACCGGCTGCCCGAACGCTATGAAGAGCCGACGTCGGACGAAATGGAGCGGTTGCCCTACGACGATCTGAAACGGTTGATCGCCGAGCTGCCCGACGGATACAGGACTGTTTTCAACCTCTATTGTATCGAGGAGCTCTCCCATAGGGAGATTGCGGAGCGGTTGGGAATCAGTGAGAAAACCTCGTCGTCGCAGCTGTTTCGCGCAAAGGCCTTGTTGGCGCGACGCATTAAGGAGTATGTAAAGGACAAATGA
- the ruvB gene encoding Holliday junction branch migration DNA helicase RuvB: protein MSTIRNIESDLEFENKIRPQELQNFAGQEKIVENLRIFIQAALMRGDSLDHVLLHGPPGLGKTTLANIIANEMHSQLKVTSGPVLDKPGDLAGLLTNLNPGDVLFIDEIHRLSPIVEEYLYSAMEDYKIDIVLDKGPSARSIQIELAPFTLIGATTRSGLLTSPLRARFGIQCHLEYYDTAVLSGIVKRSARILDVSIDDDAAIEIARRSRGTPRIVNALLRRVRDFAMVKGEGHIDLAITRMALTALNIDARGLDQMDNRILQTIIGKFNGGPVGLNTIATAVGEDAGTIEEVYEPFLIMEGFLKRTPRGREATETAFRHLGLTPPTLGDTLF, encoded by the coding sequence ATGTCTACGATCCGAAACATAGAGAGCGATCTCGAATTCGAAAATAAAATCCGCCCGCAGGAGTTGCAGAATTTCGCCGGACAGGAGAAGATCGTCGAAAACCTGCGCATCTTCATCCAGGCGGCCCTCATGCGCGGCGATTCGCTCGACCACGTATTGCTGCACGGCCCTCCCGGACTGGGCAAGACCACACTGGCGAACATCATCGCCAACGAGATGCACTCCCAGCTCAAAGTCACCTCCGGCCCCGTTCTGGACAAGCCGGGCGATCTGGCGGGCCTGCTGACGAACCTCAATCCGGGCGACGTGCTCTTCATCGACGAAATCCACCGCCTGAGCCCCATTGTCGAGGAGTATCTCTATTCGGCCATGGAGGACTACAAGATCGACATCGTGCTCGACAAGGGTCCTTCCGCCCGTTCGATCCAGATCGAACTGGCGCCCTTCACGCTCATCGGCGCCACGACGCGCAGCGGCCTGCTGACCTCGCCGCTTCGCGCGCGTTTCGGCATCCAGTGCCATTTGGAGTACTACGACACCGCGGTGCTGTCGGGAATCGTGAAACGTTCGGCACGCATTCTCGACGTTTCGATCGACGACGACGCGGCGATCGAAATCGCCCGCCGTTCGCGCGGCACCCCCCGTATCGTCAACGCCCTGCTGCGCCGCGTGCGCGATTTCGCCATGGTCAAGGGCGAGGGGCACATCGACTTGGCGATCACGCGCATGGCACTCACAGCACTCAACATCGATGCGCGCGGGTTGGACCAGATGGACAACCGCATCCTCCAAACGATCATCGGCAAGTTCAACGGCGGCCCTGTCGGGCTGAATACGATCGCCACCGCCGTGGGCGAAGATGCCGGAACGATCGAGGAGGTCTACGAACCGTTCCTCATCATGGAGGGGTTCCTCAAACGCACCCCCCGCGGCCGCGAAGCCACCGAAACGGCGTTCCGGCACCTGGGACTCACGCCGCCGACGCTCGGCGACACGCTCTTCTGA
- a CDS encoding NigD1/NigD2 family lipoprotein: MKKFKLFLLAAVAVLPVLQSCNDSDVEGADSMALVTILNPGGLSGTFYFKADNGQTLYPSQFAVPTGGYNPEDGQRAFIYYSLLEEKSQQYDYNIKLYGISEILTKDVEEMNDSNEAEFGDEPIELVKLSGEDRFDCLISAGYFTCSFQIKVTGSEKHKISLVRSASADDTEDPDYTLLELRHKPDDMGSDTPVARSSMASFKLNSYDPAVTQKKGLKIRYKDFDGNLRTALIDYTE; this comes from the coding sequence ATGAAAAAGTTCAAATTATTTCTCCTCGCGGCGGTCGCGGTGCTGCCCGTGCTCCAGTCCTGCAACGACTCCGACGTAGAGGGCGCCGACAGCATGGCGCTCGTGACCATCCTCAATCCGGGCGGATTGAGCGGGACGTTCTATTTCAAGGCGGACAACGGACAGACGCTCTATCCTTCGCAATTCGCCGTACCTACCGGCGGCTACAATCCCGAAGACGGACAGCGCGCCTTCATCTATTACTCGCTGCTCGAAGAGAAGAGCCAACAGTACGACTACAACATCAAGCTCTACGGCATCAGCGAAATTCTCACCAAGGACGTCGAAGAGATGAATGACTCCAACGAAGCCGAGTTCGGCGACGAGCCGATCGAATTGGTGAAACTCAGCGGCGAGGACAGATTCGACTGCCTGATCAGCGCCGGATACTTCACCTGCTCCTTCCAGATCAAAGTCACCGGAAGCGAGAAACACAAGATCAGCTTGGTTCGAAGCGCTTCGGCGGACGATACCGAAGACCCCGACTACACGCTGCTCGAACTGCGCCACAAACCCGACGACATGGGATCGGACACTCCCGTAGCGAGATCCAGCATGGCTTCGTTCAAACTCAACTCCTACGATCCGGCCGTCACTCAGAAGAAAGGTCTCAAAATCCGCTATAAGGATTTCGACGGGAATCTGCGTACGGCGCTGATCGATTACACGGAATAG